One Spinacia oleracea cultivar Varoflay chromosome 4, BTI_SOV_V1, whole genome shotgun sequence DNA segment encodes these proteins:
- the LOC110780119 gene encoding uncharacterized protein: protein MDNELNEENMWDADRLEELTRVIEGLQDCPGMFENITKDVETPLYHGCTDHTRLSTILGLYNIKTGGGWTDKSFTKLLNFLKVVLPKDNTILSSSRESQKMLGSMGMSYERIHACRNDCILYRKEYASLKRCPECNVSRYKKKGVPAKVLWYFPIVPRLRRLFSSPEDAKNLTWHANGRKKYDDGMLRHPADCPQWIKINTDFPDFAREDRNLRLALATDGMNPFGGQSSSYSVWPVIMVIYNLPPELCMKRKYMMMSMLISGPKQPGNDIDVYLAPLIEDLKMLWDTGVEVFDASCNENFTLRAMVYGTINDFPAYRNLSGYCNKGYKACPICDVGTSDTYLKKCGKVIYPAYRRFLPSDHHYRRQKKAFNGKTEGRKAPVPLTGDQVLEKVKGLNVKFGKQNADLLPSSGYKKRSIFFDLPYWSSLYVRNFLDVMHIEKNVFESLLGTLLNVPGKTKDGKKSRLDLVDMGIREELHPQNKNGRTYLPPACHTLSRKEKVAFCEFLKGVKVPEGYSSNISSLVSMKDLKLIGLKSHDSHILLEHILPVSLRSILPERVRRAITRLCFFFAEICRKVIDPQKLTALQKELAVTLCELEMFFPPSFFDIMVHLTVHLVRETQLCGPAYLRWMYPIERFMKVLKGYVMNRSRPEGCMVQRYLAEEAVDFCSEYLFNFDPVGLPEPRCITTTGKGIVGNEVISIARDDWRRAHLYVLHNSAEVEPYVAEHMALLRDLNLARTEAWIASHHNLSFIDWLRTRVSEQLEWSPDSVCERLKALFRGPRMEVMSYSAYRINGYTFYTEDRDYQSTMQNSGVTLEAEAMHISTVKDKNPVYASMSYYGVIDNIWELDYNRFRIPVFRCKWVGNNNGIEVDNLSFTRVDFRRASYTEEPFILASQARQIFFVADPKDKNWNIVLSTNRRSDSADHVEEDMGNEFEEHQFPEALLSFDDNSNGDELYKRSDHSEGIWIRPSKTVGRAGAFQKHRIQPPRKKRKILKG from the coding sequence ATGGACAATGAGCTAAATGAAGAGAATATGTGGGATGCCGATCGCTTAGAGGAGTTAACACGTGTGATTGAGGGTTTACAAGATTGTCCAGGAATGTTTGAAAACATAACTAAGGATGTAGAAACACCCTTATACCATGGTTGCACAGACCACACGCGACTGTCCACTATTTTAGGATTGTATAACATCAAAACAGGCGGCGGGTGGACTGATAAAAGCTTTACAAAGTTACTTAATTTTCTTAAAGTGGTGTTGCCTAAGGATAATACAATTCTTAGTAGCTCTCGTGAGTCCCAAAAGATGTTAGGTTCGATGGGCATGAGTTATGAGAGGATACATGCATGTCGTAATGATTGCATTTTGTATAGGAAGGAGTATGCCTCATTAAAGAGATGTCCTGAATGTAATGTGTCGCGATACAAGAAGAAAGGAGTTCCTGCCAAAGTGTTATGGTACTTTCCAATTGTACCAAGACTGAGACGCTTGTTTAGTAGTCCGGAAGATGCGAAAAACTTGACTTGGCATGCGAATGGGAGGAAAAAGTATGATGATGGTATGCTTAGACACCCTGCTGATTGTCCACAATGGATCAAAATTAATACAGATTTTCCTGATTTTGCACGTGAGGATAGAAATTTGCGTCTTGCACTTGCTACTGATGGCATGAACCCGTTTGGCGGTCAAAGCAGCTCATATAGTGTATGGCCAGTTATTATGGTTATATATAACTTACCTCCAGAGTTGTGTATGAAAAGGAAATATATGATGATGTCTATGTTAATCTCAGGGCCAAAACAACCTGGGAATGATATTGATGTTTATCTTGCCCCCCTTATTGAAGACTTGAAGATGCTGTGGGACACGGGTGTTGAAGTTTTTGATGCATCTTGTAATGAGAATTTTACTTTGAGGGCTATGGTGTATGGAACAATAAATGACTTTCCTGCATATAGAAATCTGTCTGGGTATTGCAACAAAGGATATAAGGCATGTCCTATATGCGATGTTGGAACGTCTGACACTTACTTAAAGAAGTGTGGTAAAGTTATTTATCCAGCTTATCGTCGATTTTTGCCTTCAGATCATCATTATCGAAGACAAAAGAAGGCTTTTAACGGGAAAACAGAAGGTCGTAAAGCACCTGTGCCACTGACGGGTGACCAAGTTCTTGAAAAAGTGAAAGGGTTGAATGTGAAATTTGGAAAACAGAATGCAGATCTTCTTCCCAGCAGTGGTTATAAGAAGAGGTCCATATTTTTCGATCTTCCATATTGGAGTTCGTTGTACGTGCGGAATTTTCTTGACGTTATGCACATTGAAAAGAATGTGTTCGAGAGTCTGCTTGGGACTTTGCTTAACGTGCCAGGAAAAACTAAAGATGGTAAAAAATCAAGGTTGGATTTGGTTGACATGGGTATTAGAGAAGAATTGCATCCACAGAATAAGAATGGGCGTACATATCTACCTCCAGCATGTCATACCTTATCAAGGAAAGAGAAGGTTGCTTTCTGTGAGTTTTTAAAGGGAGTTAAAGTTCCAGAGGGTTATTCTTCAAATATCAGTAGTCTTGTGTCTATGAAAGACTTGAAATTAATAGGTTTAAAGTCTCATGATAGCCATATTCTATTGGAGCATATACTGCCAGTTTCTTTGAGGTCTATTTTACCAGAACGTGTTCGAAGAGCCATCACAAGGCTTTGCTTTTTCTTTGCAGAAATATGTCGGAAAGTCATAGACCCTCAAAAATTAACTGCTCTGCAAAAGGAACTTGCTGTCACTTTGTGTGAGCTGGAGATGTTTTTTCCACCATCCTTTTTTGATATAATGGTTCATCTTACTGTTCACTTAGTTCGAGAAACACAACTATGTGGGCCGGCTTATTTGAGATGGATGTACCCAATTGAGCGTTTTATGAAAGTCTTAAAAGGGTACGTGATGAATCGTAGTCGGCCAGAAGGTTGCATGGTTCAACGATATCTAGCAGAAGAGGCTGTTGATTTTTGCAGTGAATATCTCTTCAATTTTGACCCTGTTGGTCTTCCAGAGCCGCGATGCATCACAACAACAGGAAAAGGTATTGTTGGAAATGAAGTGATATCCATAGCTCGTGATGACTGGCGTAGAGCACACTTGTATGTGCTGCACAACAGTGCTGAGGTTGAGCCTTATGTAGCTGAACACATGGCTTTGTTAAGGGACTTGAATCTAGCTAGAACTGAAGCTTGGATAGCATCTCACCACAATCTCTCTTTTATTGATTGGCTACGGACACGAGTTTCTGAACAGTTGGAATGGAGCCCAGATTCTGTTTGTGAAAGATTAAAAGCTTTATTTCGAGGTCCTCGTATGGAGGTCATGTCCTATTCTGCTTATCGAATTAATGGTTATACTTTCTATACGGAGGACCGAGATTATCAAAGTACAATGCAGAACAGTGGTGTGACTCTTGAGGCCGAGGCTATGCATATTTCAACTGTAAAAGACAAAAATCCTGTTTATGCAAGCATGTCATACTATGGGGTCATTGATAACATATGGGAGCTGGATTATAACAGGTTTAGGATACCTGTCTTCAGATGTAAGTGGGTCGGGAACAATAACGGCATTGAAGTTGATAATTTGAGTTTCACTCGAGTTGATTTCAGGAGGGCAAGCTATACAGAGGAGCCATTCATATTAGCATCTCAAGCAAGACAGATTTTCTTTGTTGCTGACCCAAAGGATAAGAACTGGAACATTGTCTTATCTACAAACAGAAGGAGTGATAGTGCTGACCACGTTGAAGAAGATATGGGAAATGAATTTGAAGAGCATCAATTCCCTGAAGCATTGCTATCATTTGATGACAATTCTAATGGAGATGAGTTGTATAAGAGAAGTGACCATTCGGAAGGGATATGGATCAGACCAAGCAAGACTGTTGGTCGAGCTGGGGCATTTCAGAAACACCGAATTCAACCTCCCCGAAAGAAACGAAAGATTTTAAAAGGATGA